A window of the Phaseolus vulgaris cultivar G19833 chromosome 5, P. vulgaris v2.0, whole genome shotgun sequence genome harbors these coding sequences:
- the LOC137834621 gene encoding immune-associated nucleotide-binding protein 9-like, translating to MMRRISLIKEEKTLVLVGRTGNGKSATGNSILGKNAFKSRIQSSTTSRSCELQKNVTKDGSIINVINTPGLFDGTDIDGKEIIKCIDLAKDGIHAILVVFSVRTRFSEEEHATLRVLQTLFGHKFINYTIIVFTGGDELEYNEETLDDYLGQGCPQPLQDILLQCDNRKVLFDNKTKDETKRFEQVQQLLNLVNMVISKNNGQPYTNKTFVNSQLQPGSAMLAQNSLFNKEKTIVLIGRTGNGKSATGNSILGKNVFKSRVHSSSTSRICELQKNVTKDGSIINVINTPGLFDGNDSVAKEIIKCIDLAKDGIHAILVVFSVRTRFSEEEQATLRVLQTLFGHKIMDYIIIVFTGGDELEYNEETLEDYLGQDCPQPLKDILVQCENRKVLFDNKTKDETKQLEQVQQLLNLVNMVISKNNGQPYTNKIFVKSQGESKLMKEESRNILEMLEEERLERLRIEEDYKSTQAVMDDETQTLRSNIESASRRQLTFQLPKLSKLPKVACQVL from the exons ATGATGAGGCGAATTTCCTTAATTAAGGAAGAGAAGACACTAGTTTTAGTTGGACGAACAGGAAATGGTAAAAGTGCAACTGGAAATAGTATTCTGGGAAAAAATGCCTTCAAATCAAGAATTCAATCTTCTACTACATCTCGTAGTTGTGAATTACAAAAAAATGTCACTAAAGATGGAtcaattattaatgttattaatactCCAG GATTATTTGATGGAACTGATATTGATGGAAAAGAAATAATCAAATGCATTGATTTGGCTAAAGATGGAATTCATGCAATTCTTGTGGTGTTCTCTGTTAGAACTCGTTTTTCTGAAGAGGAACATGCTACTTTACGTGTCTTGCAAACTTTGTTTGGACACAAATTTATTAACTACACAATCATAGTATTCACCGGAGGAGATGAGCTTGAATACAATGAAGAGACACTAGATGATTATTTAGGTCAAGGATGTCCACAACCTCTTCAG GATATTTTACTCCAATGTGACAATCGAAAAGTGCTTTTTGATAACAAGACAAAGGATGAAACAAAGCGATTTGAACAAGTTCAACAACTTCTGAATCTTGTGAACATGGTTATATCAAAGAATAATGGACAACCATATACAAATAAGACATTTGTAAATTCACAG TTGCAACCTGGATCTGCTATGCTAGCACAAAATTCCTTATTTAATAAAGAGAAGACAATAGTTTTAATTGGACGAACTGGAAATGGTAAAAGTGCAACTGGAAATAGCATCCTTGGAAAAAATGTCTTCAAATCAAGAGTTCATTCTTCTAGTACATCTCGTATTTGTGAATTACAAAAAAATGTCACCAAAGATGGAtcaattattaatgttattaacaCCCCAG GACTATTTGATGGAAATGATTCGGTtgcaaaagaaataataaaatgtatTGATTTGGCTAAAGATGGAATTCATGCAATTCTTGTGGTGTTCTCTGTTAGAACTCGATTTTCTGAAGAGGAACAGGCTACTTTACGTGTCTTACAAACTTTATTTGGACATAAAATTATGGACTATATAATTATAGTTTTCACTGGAGGAGACGAGCTTGAATATAACGAAGAGACACTGGAAGATTATTTAGGTCAAGATTGTCCACAACCTCTTAAG GATATTTTAGTCCAATGTGAGAATCGCAAAGTGCTTTTTGATAACAAGACAAAGGATGAAACAAAGCAATTAGAACAAGTTCAACAACTTCTTAATCTTGTAAACATGGTTATATCAAAGAATAATGGACAACCATACACAAATAAGATATTTGTGAAGTCACAG GGAGAATCAAAATTGATGAAAGAAGAAAGTAGAAACATTTTGGAGATGTTGGAAGAAGAAAGACTTGAAAGACTTAGGATTGAGGAAGATTATAAGTCAACACAAGCTGTAATGGATGATGAAACTCAAACACTAAGGTCGAACATTGAGTCAGCAAGTAGAAGACAACTTACATTCCAACTACCAAAACTATCAAAACTACCAAAGGTTGCCTGTCAAGTGCTCTGA
- the LOC137834622 gene encoding immune-associated nucleotide-binding protein 9-like, which translates to MGKTPLSNEVKTIVLVGRTGNGKSATGNNILGRKSFKSKISSSGVTSVCEMQTTAIKDGPIINVIDTPGLFDGTNSAGKEIVKCIDMAKDGIHAIILVFSVRTRFSEEEQATFLTIQALFGHKIVDYMLVVFTGGDDLEANEETLDDYLDSNCPQALQDILTLCGNRKVLFNNRTKDESKRLEQVQQLLNLVDTIISHNGKQPFTNELFKQLKEKASETEKAETLGIKMQLQKKYDDELKRMTHMIESKLKEEIGKLMKMLEEEKVARCKAEQNYKSIQSSSNNEIQKLKWDLQVANSRQTNGRRRSGTCAIL; encoded by the exons ATGGGAAAAACTCCCTTGTCTAATGAGGTGAAGACAATAGTTTTAGTTGGACGTACTGGTAATGGAAAAAGTGCAACAGGAAATAATATTCTTGGAAGGAAGAGCTTCAAGTCAAAGATAAGCTCCTCTGGTGTAACAAGTGTTTGTGAAATGCAAACAACTGCCATAAAAGATGGAccaattattaatgttattgaCACCCCAG GATTATTTGATGGAACTAATTCTGCTGGAAAGGAAATAGTTAAATGCATTGATATGGCTAAAGATGGAATTCATGCTATCATTTTGGTGTTCTCTGTTAGAACTCGTTTTTCTGAAGAAGAACAAGCTACTTTTCTTACCATACAAGCTTTATTTGGACACAAAATTGTTGATTACATGCTTGTGGTCTTCACGGGAGGGGATGACCTAGAAGCTAATGAAGAAACACTTGATGATTACTTAGATTCCAACTGTCCACAAGCTCTTCAG GATATACTCACCTTATGTGGCAATCGTAAGGTACTTTTCAATAATAGAACTAAAGATGAAAGTAAGAGATTGGAACAAGTTCAGCAACTTCTCAATCTTGTGGATACAATTATATCACATAATGGTAAACAACCATTTACAAATGAGTTgttcaaacaattaaag GAGAAAGCAAGTGAAACTGAAAAAGCAGAAACGTTGGGAATTAAAATGCAACTGcaaaaaaaatatgatgatGAGCTTAAACGAATGACTCATATG ATTGAATCAAAGTTAAAGGAAGAAATTGGAAAGCTTATGAAAATGTTAGAAGAAGAGAAGGTTGCAAGATGTAAGGCTGAGCAAAATTATAAATCAATCCAATCTTCATCAAataatgaaattcaaaaatTGAAATGGGATCTTCAAGTGGCAAATAGCAGACAAACAAATGGCAGAAGAAGGAGTGGGACATGTGCCATTCTCTGA